In the genome of Gadus chalcogrammus isolate NIFS_2021 chromosome 21, NIFS_Gcha_1.0, whole genome shotgun sequence, one region contains:
- the LOC130374829 gene encoding unconventional myosin-VI-like, whose translation MEDGKPVWAPHAADGFQLGTIVDIGADSLTIEPLKGGKTFLAPVNQVFSAEDDVNKHVEDNCSLMYLNEATLLNNVRVRYSKDKIYTFVANILIAVNPYVDLPKLYSADSMKKYLGRSLGTLPPHVYAIADKAYRDMKVLKMSQSIIVSGESGAGKTENTKFVLRYLTSSYGTGQDIDERIVEANPLLEAFGNAKTVRNNNSSRFGKFVEIHFNEKNTVVGGFVSHYLLEKSRICRQSSEERNYHIFYRLCAGASDDIRQKYHLTSPDSFRYLNRGCTRFFSNKDTDKQIPQNRKSAEHLKAGPLKDPLLDDQGDFVRMCGAMKRIGLDDAEKLDLFRVVAGVLHLGNVDFEEAGSTSGGCTIRSQSSQSLQCCAELLGLEQDDLRVSLTSRIMLTSAGGAKGTVIKVPLKPEQANNARDALAKAVYSRLFDHVVTRVNQCFPFQSSSNFIGVLDIAGFEYFEHNSFEQFCINYCNEKLQQFFNERILKEEQELYNKEGLGVNEVHYVDNQDCIDLVEARLLGILDILDEENRLPQPSDQHFTDTVHSKHKNHFRLTIPRKSKLSVHRNVRDDEGFIVRHFAGAVCYETTKFVEKNNDALHMSLETLVSESGDAFVRQLFEAPLNGKDAKLKAGKLGFISVGNKFK comes from the exons ATGGAGGACGGTAAGCCGGTGTGGGCGCCGCACGCCGCCGACGGCTTCCAGCTGGGGACCATCGTGGACATCGGAGCCGACAGCCTGACCATAGAGCCACTGAAGGGGGGCaag ACCTTCCTGGCTCCGGTCAACCAGGTGTTCTCGGCGGAGGACGACGTCAACAAACATGTGGAGGACAACT GTTCCTTGATGTACTTGAATGAGGCCACTCTACTGAACAACGTCCGCGTGAGATACAGCAAGGACAAAATATAC ACGTTCGTGGCCAACATCCTGATCGCGGTGAACCCGTACGTGGACCTCCCCAAGCTGTACTCGGCCGACTCCATGAAGAAGTACCTGGGCCGGTCGCTAGGCACCCTGCCTCCTCACGTGTACGCCATCG ctgacAAGGCGTACCGGGACATGAAGGTGCTGAAGATGAGTCAGTCGATCATCGTCTCTGGAGAGTCTGGCGCCGGGAAGACGGAGAACACCAAGTTCGTGCTCAG GTACCTGACCTCCTCCTACGGAACGGGGCAGGACATCGACGAGAGGATCGTAGAAG CCAACCCCCTGCTGGAGGCCTTCGGGAACGCCAAGACGGtccgcaacaacaacagcagccgcTTCGGGAAGTTTGTGGAGATCCACTTCAACGAGAAG AACACGGTGGTGGGCGGCTTCGTGTCCCACTACCTCCTGGAGAAGTCCAGGATCTGCCGGCAGAGCTCCGAGGAGAGGAACTACCACATCTTCTACCGGCTCTGTGCCGGGGCGTCGGACGACATCCGCCAGAAGTACCACCTGACCTCCCCGGACTCCTTCAGG TACCTGAACCGAGGATGCACGCGGTTCTTCTCCAACAAGGACACCGACAAACAGATCCCGCAGAACCGCAAGAGTGCCGAG CACCTGAAGGCGGGGCCCCTGAAGGACCCCCTGCTGGACGACCAGGGGGACTTCGTGCGGATGTGCGGGGCCATGAAGAGGATCGGCCTGGACGACGCGGAGAAGCTGGACCTGTTCCGCGTGGTGGCCGGGGTGCTGCACCTGGGGAACGTGGACTTTGAGGAGGCAGGCAGCACCTCGG gtggatGCACCATCAGGAGCCAGTCGTCCCAGAGCCTGCAGTGCTGCGCTGAGCTGCTGGGGCTGGAGCAGGACGACCTCCGGGTCAGCCTCACCTCCAGGATCATGCTCACCTCCGCCGGCGGCGCCAAGGGCACCGTCATCAA GGTTCCGCTGAAGCCGGAGCAGGCCAACAACGCGCGCGACGCGCTGGCCAAGGCGGTGTACAGCCGGCTGTTCGACCACGTGGTCACCAGGGTCAACCAGTGCTTCCCCTTCCAGTCCTCCTCCAACTTCATCGGAGTGCTGGACATCGCTGGCTTCG AATACTTTGAGCACAACAGCTTTGAGCAGTTCTGCATCAACTACTGCAACGAGAAGCTGCAACAGTTCTTCAACGAGCGCATCCTGAAGGAG GAACAAGAGCTGTACAACAAGGAGGGCCTGGGGGTGAACGAGGTCCACTACGTCGACAATCAAGACTGCATAG aCCTGGTGGAGGCCCGCCTCCTGGGCATCCTGGACATCCTGGACGAGGAGAACCGCCTCCCCCAGCCCAGCGACCAGCACTTCACCGACACGGTGCACAGCAAGCACAAGAACCACTTCAGGCTCACg ATCCCCAGGAAGTCCAAGCTGTCGGTCCACAGGAACGTCCGCGACGACGAGGGCTTCATCGTGCGCCACTTCGCCGGAGCCGTGTGCTACGAGACG accaagTTCGTGGAGAAGAACAACGACGCTCTGCACATGTCCCTGGAGACGCTGGTCAGCGAGTCGGGCGACGCCTTCGTGAGGCAGCTGTTCGAGGCGCCGCTCAACGGAAAGGACGCCAAGCTGAAGGCCGGCAAGCTGGGCTTCATCAGCGTGGGCAACAAGTtcaag